A window of the Diorhabda carinulata isolate Delta chromosome 1, icDioCari1.1, whole genome shotgun sequence genome harbors these coding sequences:
- the LOC130895179 gene encoding ubiquitin-like modifier-activating enzyme 5, translating into MSTVEELQAKIKQLEGKLSASQKNVREKIKEMSSEVTDSNPYSRLMALKRMGIVNNYEKIRDFTVAVVGVGGVGSVTAEMLTRCGIGRLILFDYDKVELANMNRLFFQPHQSGLSKVEAAAETLRNINPDVDIRTYNYNITTVDNFDNFTEVLRTSNLNGGPVDLVLSCVDNFEARFAINTACNEFNLSWFESGVSENAVSGHIQFIVPGETACFACAPPLIVASNIDEKTLKRDGVCAASLPTTMGIVAGFLVQNSLKHLLQFGIVSNYLGYSALTDFFPTMTLKPNPNCEDSNCRLRQKEFALKPKPEIAVEAKEEKSVHEDNEWGISLIDESVNVTEEVTVAEGIKLAYTLPNNNIVEECEEATADNDISLDDLRAQLNDM; encoded by the exons atgtcaaCCGTAGAAGAATTACAAGCGAAAATCAAACAATTAGAAGGAAAGTTATCAGCTTCTCAAAAGAATGtacgagaaaaaattaaagaaatgtcTTCAGAGGTAACAGATTCTAATCCATACAG TCGTTTAATGGCACTTAAACGTATGGGTATAGTgaacaattatgaaaaaatccgAGATTTTACAGTGGCAGTAGTAGGAGTCGGAGGTGTTGGAAGTGTAACTGCTGAAATGCTTACAAGATGTGGTATTGGAAGATTAATATTATTCGATTACGATAAAGTAGAACTTGCTAATATGAATAGATTATTTTTCCAACCTCATCAATCAGGGTTAAGTAAAGTAGAAGCTGCAGCTGAAACTCTCAGAAACATAAACCCCGATGTTGATATTCGAACTTATAACTATAATATTACTACTGTAGATAATTTTGATAACTTCACAGAAGTTTTAAG GACTAGTAATTTGAATGGAGGTCCAGTAGATTTAGTATTAAGTTGTGTAGATAACTTTGAAGCTAGATTTGCAATAAATACAGCTTGTAATGAATTCAATTTATCTTGGTTTGAATCTGGAGTGTCTGAAAATGCAGTATCAGGACACATCCAGTTCATTGTACCAGGAGAAACTGCATGTTTTGCT TGTGCTCCTCCCTTGATTGTGGCATCAAACATTGATGAGAAGACTTTGAAGAGAGATGGGGTCTGTGCAGCTAGTCTTCCAACAACTATGGGTATAGTTGCAGGATTTTTGGTCCAAAATAGTTTGAAACACCTTCTTCAATTTGGGATTGTTAGTAATTATTTAGGATATAGTGCTTTGACTGATTTTTTCCCAACTATGACTCTAAAACCAAATCCAAATTGTGAAGATTCCAACTGTAGGTTGAGACAAAAAGAGTTTGCTTTAAAACCTAAACCAGAAATTGCAGTTGaagcaaaagaagaaaaatctgTCCATGAAGATAATGAATGGGGCATAAGTCTGATAGATGAAAGTGTAAATGTTACTGAAGAAGTTACTGTAGCTGAAGGGATAAAATTGGCATATACTTTACCAAACAATAACATTGTTGAAGAATGTGAAGAGGCTACTGCAGATAATGATATTAGTTTAGACGACTTGAGAGCTCAGCTAAATGATATGTAA